Proteins from a single region of Pseudomonas sp. 10S4:
- a CDS encoding ABC transporter substrate-binding protein, translated as MNRPFKRVISLFAIPALAGLLAFTAHADELKEIRIAVPDLSAGTQHSGGGITDVLRDQQIFEKAFADQGIKIQWSFFKGAGPVINEAFANGQVDLAYLGDLAAIIGKSNGLDTRLLSASARGVKQYLGVVPGSGIKTLQDLKGKRVAIFRGTATQLSFDAALASQGLSEKDLKVINLDFSGAVAALAAKQIDASWGSSGLTALQAKGLAELPLNTKDLGGAGSVQAVLVGTGKFVDEHPEAVAKLLKAQQQAVEWLTQDSNKDAYIQLVSGLASYPPVILQQDLKDQKLSDVFPSTLDPVFLGKLQDAVDLASQQKLIRKPFKVTDWVAPELAAAKL; from the coding sequence ATGAATCGTCCCTTCAAACGTGTCATCAGTCTGTTTGCCATACCGGCCCTGGCGGGGTTGCTGGCGTTCACCGCCCACGCCGACGAACTCAAGGAAATTCGGATCGCCGTGCCTGACCTGAGTGCCGGCACCCAGCACAGTGGCGGCGGTATAACGGATGTATTGCGCGACCAGCAGATCTTTGAGAAAGCCTTCGCCGATCAGGGGATCAAAATTCAGTGGAGTTTCTTCAAAGGCGCCGGGCCGGTGATCAACGAAGCGTTCGCCAACGGTCAGGTAGACCTGGCTTACCTGGGAGATCTCGCGGCAATCATCGGTAAGTCCAATGGTCTGGACACCCGCCTGCTCAGCGCCTCTGCGCGCGGGGTGAAACAGTACCTGGGCGTGGTGCCCGGTTCGGGGATCAAAACCCTGCAAGACCTCAAAGGCAAACGCGTGGCGATCTTTCGGGGCACCGCTACTCAGTTGTCTTTTGATGCGGCGCTGGCCAGCCAGGGTTTGAGCGAGAAGGATCTGAAGGTCATTAATCTGGACTTTAGCGGCGCCGTTGCCGCGCTGGCGGCCAAGCAGATTGATGCGTCGTGGGGCAGTTCTGGATTGACGGCGTTGCAAGCCAAGGGGTTGGCCGAGTTGCCGTTGAACACCAAGGATCTGGGTGGGGCGGGCAGTGTTCAGGCGGTGTTGGTGGGCACCGGGAAATTTGTCGACGAGCATCCGGAGGCGGTCGCGAAACTGTTGAAGGCGCAGCAGCAAGCGGTGGAGTGGCTGACGCAGGACAGCAACAAGGATGCGTACATTCAGTTGGTGTCGGGGCTGGCGAGTTATCCGCCAGTGATTCTTCAGCAGGATTTGAAGGATCAGAAGTTGAGCGACGTGTTCCCCTCGACGCTGGATCCGGTGTTCCTGGGGAAATTGCAGGATGCAGTGGATTTGGCTTCGCAGCAGAAGCTGATTCGCAAGCCGTTCAAGGTGACGGATTGGGTAGCGCCGGAGTTGGCTGCAGCGAAGCTCTGA
- a CDS encoding LysR family transcriptional regulator, with amino-acid sequence MDLRQLRYFIALNEHRSFVRAADAMGITQPAFSRSIQGLEQEFGCVLVDRGNKDLRPTPEGQVVLQHALTLVQGAALLNAEVTQMTKLDAGELRFGCGPAPAVKLVPDAVAQFINAHPKVRTCFQVDNWEKLSRALSREEIEFFIADIRHFEADPNFQTQALTPKRGVFFCRPGHPLLVKDSLSTNDMFDYPLATTLIPPGIRKLLANLSGRMDFSPTIETEHFPALVKIVLQSNAIGIGTEEAFNEDIAQGTLVLLHWRNLPQNIESMNARCGIVSRTGFRLSPAARAMIETLVAVDKQEISVAV; translated from the coding sequence ATGGATCTTCGCCAGTTGCGCTACTTCATCGCCCTCAACGAACACCGCAGTTTTGTCCGCGCGGCCGACGCCATGGGCATCACTCAACCGGCGTTCAGCCGCAGTATTCAGGGGCTGGAGCAAGAGTTCGGCTGTGTGTTGGTGGACCGTGGCAACAAGGATTTGCGCCCGACACCCGAGGGCCAGGTGGTGCTGCAACATGCCTTGACCCTGGTCCAAGGCGCGGCGCTGCTCAATGCCGAAGTGACGCAGATGACCAAGCTCGACGCCGGTGAACTGCGCTTCGGTTGCGGCCCGGCGCCAGCGGTGAAACTGGTGCCGGATGCGGTGGCGCAATTCATCAATGCGCACCCGAAAGTACGCACCTGTTTTCAGGTGGATAATTGGGAAAAACTCAGCCGCGCCCTGAGCCGTGAAGAGATCGAGTTCTTCATCGCCGACATCCGCCATTTCGAAGCCGATCCGAACTTCCAGACCCAGGCCCTGACGCCCAAGCGCGGGGTGTTCTTCTGCCGGCCGGGGCATCCACTGCTGGTCAAGGACAGCCTGTCGACCAACGACATGTTCGACTACCCGTTGGCGACCACGTTGATCCCGCCGGGCATTCGCAAACTGCTGGCAAACCTCAGCGGGCGGATGGATTTTTCACCGACCATCGAGACCGAGCACTTTCCGGCGCTGGTGAAGATCGTGCTGCAATCGAACGCGATTGGTATTGGTACGGAAGAGGCGTTTAACGAAGACATCGCCCAGGGCACGCTGGTGTTGCTGCACTGGCGCAATTTGCCGCAGAACATCGAGAGCATGAATGCGCGGTGCGGGATTGTCAGTCGCACCGGGTTTCGGTTGTCGCCGGCGGCGCGGGCGATGATTGAGACGTTGGTGGCGGTGGATAAACAAGAGATTAGCGTCGCGGTTTGA
- a CDS encoding arylsulfatase: protein MPQRPNFLVILADDLGFSDIGAFGGEIATPNLDALANNGLRLTDFHTAPTCSPTRSMLLTGTDHHIAGIGTMAEALTPELIGKPGYEGHLNDRVVALPELLREAGYQTLMSGKWHLGLTAELAPHARGFERSFSLLPGAANHYGFEPTYDEQTPGLLKSTPALYIEDDQFIDELPKDFYSSDAFGDKLLQYLKERDQTRPFFAYLPFSAPHWPLQAPADVVEKYRGRYDTGPEVLRLERLEKLKSLGLIDADVEPHPLIQLNAQWDALSDEQRQVSARAMEVYAAMVERMDWNIGRVVDYLRNQGQLDNTFILFMSDNGAEGALLEAFPKFGPELLTYLNQHYDNSLDNIGRANSYVWYGPSWAQVATAPSRLFKAFTTEGGIRVPALVHYPQLSLKGQVSHGFGTVMDVTPTILDLAGVRHPGKQWRGKPVAQLRGKSWLGFLSGETTQVHDEHTVTGWELFGRRAIRQGQWKAVYIPGPVGPATWQLYDLGSDPGEIHDLAVSQPEKLSTLIEHWQTYVDETGVILSESPFQPD from the coding sequence ATGCCGCAACGTCCCAACTTTCTGGTGATCCTGGCGGATGACCTGGGCTTTTCCGATATCGGCGCGTTCGGCGGCGAAATCGCCACGCCGAACCTCGATGCGTTGGCCAACAACGGCCTGCGCCTGACCGACTTCCACACCGCGCCGACCTGCTCACCGACCCGTTCGATGCTGCTCACCGGTACCGACCACCACATCGCCGGCATCGGCACCATGGCCGAAGCGCTGACCCCCGAACTGATCGGCAAACCGGGTTACGAAGGTCACCTCAATGACCGCGTAGTCGCGTTGCCTGAGTTGCTGCGCGAGGCCGGTTACCAGACGCTGATGAGCGGCAAATGGCACTTGGGGCTGACCGCTGAACTGGCGCCGCATGCGCGGGGTTTCGAGCGTTCGTTCTCGCTGCTGCCCGGCGCTGCCAACCATTACGGTTTCGAACCCACCTACGATGAGCAAACGCCGGGGCTGCTGAAATCCACACCGGCGCTGTATATCGAGGACGATCAATTCATCGATGAGTTGCCGAAGGATTTCTATTCCTCCGACGCCTTTGGCGACAAGCTTTTGCAGTATCTGAAGGAGCGCGATCAGACCCGGCCGTTCTTTGCCTACCTGCCGTTTTCGGCACCGCACTGGCCGTTGCAGGCTCCGGCCGACGTGGTCGAGAAATACCGTGGCCGCTATGACACAGGCCCCGAAGTGTTGCGCCTTGAGCGTCTGGAAAAACTAAAATCCCTGGGGTTGATCGACGCCGATGTCGAACCGCATCCGCTGATCCAGCTCAACGCGCAATGGGACGCCTTGAGCGACGAACAACGGCAGGTTTCCGCGCGAGCCATGGAGGTTTACGCGGCGATGGTCGAGCGCATGGACTGGAACATCGGCCGTGTCGTCGACTACCTGCGCAACCAAGGGCAACTGGACAACACGTTCATCCTGTTCATGTCCGACAACGGTGCCGAAGGCGCGCTGCTGGAAGCCTTCCCGAAATTCGGCCCGGAGCTGCTGACTTATCTGAACCAGCATTACGACAACAGCCTGGACAACATCGGCCGCGCCAACTCCTACGTCTGGTACGGGCCGAGCTGGGCTCAGGTCGCGACCGCGCCGTCACGGTTGTTCAAGGCGTTCACCACTGAAGGCGGGATTCGGGTGCCGGCGCTGGTGCATTACCCGCAGCTGTCGCTCAAGGGCCAGGTCAGCCACGGGTTTGGCACGGTGATGGACGTCACGCCGACCATTCTCGACCTCGCCGGTGTGCGCCATCCCGGCAAGCAGTGGCGCGGCAAGCCAGTGGCGCAGTTGCGCGGGAAGTCGTGGCTGGGGTTTCTATCCGGCGAGACGACGCAGGTGCATGACGAGCACACCGTGACCGGGTGGGAATTGTTCGGGCGGCGGGCGATTCGGCAGGGGCAGTGGAAAGCGGTTTACATTCCGGGGCCGGTGGGGCCGGCGACCTGGCAGCTTTATGATCTGGGGAGTGATCCGGGAGAGATTCATGATTTGGCGGTTAGTCAGCCAGAGAAGCTCAGCACTTTGATCGAACATTGGCAGACTTATGTGGATGAGACCGGGGTGATATTGAGCGAGTCGCCATTTCAGCCGGATTGA
- a CDS encoding fatty acid desaturase: MDRTSASPQRLNAAQRSAHIREVVLAKGVELRKRYPILNHQDALGAGILAFALVGMIGSAALYITGHMAWWACLLLNAFFASLTHELEHDLIHSMYFRKQRLPHNLMMGLVWLARPSTINPWIRRHLHLNHHKVSGTETDMEERAITNGEPWGIARLLMVGDNVMSAFIRMLRAKTWAHKFSIIKRTLKVYAPLALVHWGAWYVFLGFHAANGIAHLLGAPIEWSATTLSVMQVIDIAAVVIIGPNVLRTFCLHFVSSNMHYYGDVELGNVIQQTQVLNPWWMWPLQVFCFNFGSSHGIHHFVVKEPFYIRQMTVPVAHKVMREMGVRFNDFGTFVRANRFVRKDEVVSATTQTAQA, translated from the coding sequence ATGGACCGTACTTCTGCAAGTCCCCAGCGACTGAATGCAGCCCAGCGATCAGCACATATTCGCGAAGTGGTGCTGGCCAAGGGCGTCGAACTGCGCAAACGCTACCCGATTCTTAACCATCAGGACGCTTTGGGCGCAGGCATTCTGGCCTTTGCGCTGGTCGGGATGATCGGTTCGGCGGCGCTCTACATCACCGGGCACATGGCCTGGTGGGCGTGCCTGTTGCTCAATGCGTTTTTTGCGTCGTTGACCCACGAACTGGAACACGACCTGATTCACAGCATGTACTTCCGCAAGCAACGCCTGCCGCACAACCTGATGATGGGCCTGGTCTGGCTGGCGCGGCCAAGCACGATCAACCCGTGGATCCGCCGTCATCTGCACCTCAATCACCACAAGGTTTCCGGCACCGAAACCGACATGGAAGAGCGGGCGATCACCAATGGCGAGCCTTGGGGCATTGCCCGGCTGTTGATGGTCGGCGATAACGTGATGTCGGCGTTTATTCGCATGCTGCGGGCCAAGACCTGGGCGCACAAATTCAGCATCATCAAGCGCACCTTGAAGGTCTATGCGCCTTTAGCGCTGGTGCATTGGGGCGCGTGGTATGTGTTTCTCGGCTTTCATGCGGCCAATGGCATTGCGCATTTGCTCGGTGCACCGATTGAGTGGTCGGCGACCACGCTGTCCGTGATGCAAGTGATCGATATTGCGGCAGTGGTGATCATCGGGCCGAACGTGTTGCGCACTTTTTGCCTGCACTTTGTCAGTTCGAACATGCATTACTACGGTGATGTGGAGCTGGGGAATGTGATTCAACAGACTCAGGTGCTGAACCCTTGGTGGATGTGGCCGTTGCAAGTGTTCTGCTTCAACTTCGGCAGCAGCCACGGGATTCATCACTTTGTGGTGAAGGAACCGTTTTACATCCGCCAGATGACCGTGCCGGTGGCGCATAAGGTAATGCGCGAGATGGGGGTTCGGTTTAATGATTTCGGGACGTTTGTGCGGGCGAACCGGTTTGTTCGCAAGGACGAGGTGGTGAGCGCCACGACACAAACCGCCCAGGCCTGA
- a CDS encoding TauD/TfdA dioxygenase family protein, whose protein sequence is MSNAALAVKPAVHALEIHPVAGRIGAEIRGVKLSGELDASTVEAIQQALVQYKVVFFREQTQLDDQSQEAFAHLLGEPVAHPTVPVRDGTRYLLELDGAEGQRANSWHTDVTFVDAYPKASILRSVVAPAFGGDTFWANTATAYNELAPELRELADKLTAVHSNEYDYAGAKPDVSAEKLERYRKIFTSTVYETEHPVVRVHPISGEKSLLLGHFVKRIKGYSLADSAHLFGLLQSHITRLENTVRWRWKAGDVAIWDNRSTQHYAVDDYGTQDRIVRRVTLKGEVPVGVAGQRSQTIKGA, encoded by the coding sequence ATGAGCAATGCCGCTTTAGCTGTAAAACCCGCTGTTCACGCGCTTGAAATCCATCCGGTGGCCGGCCGGATCGGCGCCGAGATCCGTGGCGTGAAACTCTCCGGCGAGCTGGACGCCAGCACCGTCGAAGCGATCCAGCAGGCGCTGGTCCAATACAAAGTCGTGTTCTTCCGCGAGCAGACGCAGCTCGACGATCAAAGCCAGGAAGCATTCGCCCACTTGCTCGGCGAGCCAGTGGCGCACCCGACCGTACCGGTACGCGATGGCACCCGTTACCTGCTGGAACTGGACGGCGCTGAAGGCCAGCGCGCCAACTCCTGGCACACCGACGTGACTTTCGTTGACGCGTACCCGAAAGCCTCGATCCTGCGCTCGGTGGTGGCCCCGGCGTTCGGTGGTGATACCTTCTGGGCCAACACCGCGACGGCCTACAACGAGCTGGCGCCGGAGCTGCGTGAACTGGCAGACAAGCTCACCGCCGTACACAGCAACGAATATGACTACGCCGGCGCCAAACCGGACGTGTCGGCGGAAAAGCTGGAGCGCTACCGCAAGATCTTCACTTCCACCGTTTACGAAACCGAGCACCCGGTGGTCCGTGTGCACCCGATCAGCGGCGAAAAGAGCTTGCTGCTGGGGCATTTCGTCAAACGCATCAAGGGTTATTCCCTGGCGGATTCGGCGCATTTATTTGGTCTGTTGCAGAGTCATATCACCCGTTTGGAAAACACCGTGCGCTGGCGCTGGAAGGCTGGTGACGTGGCGATCTGGGACAACCGCTCCACCCAGCATTACGCGGTGGATGACTATGGGACTCAGGATCGGATCGTTCGCCGGGTGACGTTGAAGGGCGAGGTACCGGTGGGCGTGGCGGGGCAGCGGAGTCAGACCATCAAAGGCGCGTAA